A window of the Microbacterium sp. AZCO genome harbors these coding sequences:
- a CDS encoding RNA polymerase sigma factor, producing the protein MTSSTKTSPRSRAAKDTEAETPVEEVETKPAAKRAATKSTAAKAKASPAKAKAKKKDDDEELDDEELDSDVELEDEEVDGEESDDDAAPAAAARAKTTAGDAESESADEEDEEEESTKPAFTEPLPTGAIVISSSDEDDIPVYSTQITGATADPVKDYLKQIGKVPLLNAAEEVELAMRIEAGLFAEEKLSHMSAAEKSSQLGLDLQWVARDGQRAKSHLLGANLRLVVSLAKRYTGRGMQFLDLIQEGNLGLIRAVEKFDYTKGFKFSTYATWWIRQAITRAMADQARTIRIPVHMVEVINKLARVQRQMLQDLGREPTPEELSRELDMTPEKVIEVQKYGREPISLHTPLGEDGDSEFGDLIEDTEAVVPADAVGFTMLQRQLESLLDSLSEREAGVIRMRFGLGDGQPKTLDQIGDTFGVTRERIRQIESKTMAKLRHPSRSQSLRDYLE; encoded by the coding sequence GTGACCTCGAGCACGAAGACATCACCTCGATCCCGAGCAGCGAAGGACACCGAGGCAGAGACCCCCGTCGAGGAGGTCGAGACGAAGCCCGCCGCCAAGCGCGCGGCCACCAAGAGCACCGCCGCGAAGGCGAAGGCCTCGCCCGCGAAGGCCAAGGCCAAGAAGAAGGACGACGACGAGGAGCTCGACGACGAGGAGCTCGACTCCGACGTCGAGCTCGAGGACGAAGAGGTCGACGGCGAGGAGTCCGACGACGACGCGGCCCCCGCGGCCGCGGCGCGTGCCAAGACGACCGCCGGCGACGCGGAGTCCGAGTCGGCCGACGAGGAGGACGAGGAAGAGGAGAGCACCAAGCCGGCGTTCACCGAGCCTCTCCCCACCGGCGCGATCGTCATCTCGTCGAGCGACGAGGACGACATCCCGGTCTACTCGACGCAGATCACGGGCGCGACGGCCGATCCTGTCAAGGACTACCTGAAGCAGATCGGCAAGGTGCCGCTGCTGAACGCGGCCGAAGAGGTCGAGCTCGCGATGCGCATCGAGGCGGGCCTGTTCGCCGAGGAGAAGCTGTCGCACATGTCGGCCGCCGAGAAGTCGTCGCAGCTGGGCCTCGACCTGCAGTGGGTCGCCCGCGACGGCCAGCGCGCGAAGTCGCACCTGCTGGGCGCGAACCTCCGCCTCGTGGTCTCGCTCGCGAAGCGCTACACGGGCCGCGGCATGCAGTTCCTGGACCTGATCCAGGAGGGCAACCTCGGTCTCATCCGCGCCGTCGAGAAGTTCGACTACACCAAGGGCTTCAAGTTCTCGACGTACGCCACATGGTGGATCCGCCAGGCGATCACGCGCGCCATGGCCGACCAGGCCCGCACGATCCGCATCCCCGTCCACATGGTCGAGGTCATCAACAAGCTCGCGCGCGTCCAGCGCCAGATGCTGCAGGACCTCGGTCGCGAGCCCACGCCGGAAGAGCTGAGCCGCGAGCTCGACATGACCCCCGAGAAGGTCATCGAGGTGCAGAAGTACGGCCGTGAGCCGATCTCGCTGCACACGCCGCTCGGCGAGGACGGCGACAGCGAGTTCGGCGACCTGATCGAGGACACCGAGGCTGTCGTTCCGGCCGACGCCGTGGGCTTCACGATGCTGCAGCGTCAGCTCGAGTCGCTCCTCGACTCCCTCTCGGAGCGCGAGGCGGGCGTCATCCGGATGCGCTTCGGCCTCGGCGACGGCCAGCCGAAGACGCTCGACCAGATCGGCGACACGTTCGGCGTCACGCGCGAGCGCATCCGCCAGATCGAGTCGAAGACGATGGCGAAGCTGCGACACCCGTCGCGGTCGCAGTCGCTCCGGGACTACCTCGAATGA
- the sucB gene encoding 2-oxoglutarate dehydrogenase, E2 component, dihydrolipoamide succinyltransferase: MSTSVVLPALGESVTEGTVTRWLKKVGDTIQADEGLLEISTDKVDTEIPSPVSGVIEEILVQEDETVEVGAVLAKIGDGSSAPAETPAPAAEAPAAEAAPAEAAPEQPAPAEAPAAAAEAPAPAAEAPAAPAGGGNEVVLPELGESVTEGTVTRWLKQVGDQVETDEPLLEISTDKVDTEIPSPFSGIVQEILVKEDETVAVGSALARIGDGAPAAAATEAPAPAQAAPAQEEAPAPAESSPATPEPAPAPAQAAPAAPAPAPAPPAAPAAAPAAPAAPAAAAAPAGEEADGPTYVTPLVRRLAQQQGVDLATVTGTGVGGRIRKEDVLKAAEAASAPAAAAPAPAAPVAPKLEVSPLRGTTQPMSRLRKVIAERAVASMQATAQLTTVVEVDVTKLSAYRDAVKADFQAKTGDKLSFLPFFAVAAVEALQAYPIINATVDGNDIVYPGTENISIAVDTERGLLTPVVKDAAGKSLAQFAREIADLAARTRDNKLKPDELAGGTFTLTNTGSRGALFDTPIVFLPQSAILGLGAVVKKPGVVTVDGKDAISVRSYVYLALSYDHRIIDGADAARFLGAVKSRLEAADFQGQLGI, translated from the coding sequence ATGAGCACATCCGTGGTCCTCCCCGCGCTCGGCGAGAGCGTCACCGAGGGAACGGTCACCCGCTGGCTCAAGAAGGTCGGTGACACGATCCAGGCCGACGAGGGACTGCTCGAGATCTCCACGGACAAGGTCGACACCGAGATCCCGTCGCCCGTCAGTGGCGTCATCGAGGAGATCCTCGTCCAGGAGGACGAGACCGTCGAGGTCGGCGCCGTGCTCGCGAAGATCGGCGACGGCTCCTCCGCCCCCGCTGAGACGCCGGCCCCCGCGGCCGAGGCGCCCGCCGCCGAGGCTGCTCCGGCCGAGGCCGCGCCCGAGCAGCCCGCTCCGGCCGAGGCTCCTGCGGCCGCCGCCGAGGCCCCGGCCCCCGCGGCCGAGGCTCCCGCCGCCCCCGCCGGCGGCGGCAACGAGGTCGTGCTCCCCGAGCTCGGCGAGAGCGTCACCGAGGGCACGGTCACCCGCTGGCTCAAGCAGGTGGGCGACCAGGTCGAGACCGACGAGCCGCTGCTCGAGATCTCCACCGACAAGGTCGACACCGAGATCCCGTCGCCGTTCAGCGGCATCGTGCAGGAGATCCTCGTGAAGGAGGACGAGACGGTGGCCGTCGGCTCCGCGCTCGCCCGCATCGGCGACGGCGCCCCGGCTGCCGCCGCCACGGAGGCACCCGCCCCCGCCCAGGCCGCCCCCGCTCAGGAGGAGGCTCCCGCTCCGGCCGAATCCTCTCCCGCGACGCCGGAGCCCGCTCCGGCTCCGGCACAGGCAGCCCCCGCTGCCCCCGCACCGGCTCCCGCACCCCCGGCCGCTCCCGCGGCGGCTCCCGCCGCACCGGCGGCGCCCGCGGCCGCGGCCGCTCCCGCAGGCGAAGAGGCCGATGGGCCGACCTATGTCACGCCCCTCGTCCGTCGTCTCGCGCAGCAGCAGGGCGTCGACCTTGCGACCGTCACCGGCACCGGCGTGGGCGGCCGCATCCGCAAGGAGGACGTGCTGAAGGCCGCCGAGGCCGCGTCGGCTCCCGCCGCAGCCGCCCCGGCCCCCGCTGCCCCCGTCGCGCCGAAGCTCGAGGTCTCGCCGCTCCGCGGCACGACCCAGCCGATGTCGCGCCTGCGCAAGGTCATCGCCGAGCGCGCCGTGGCGTCGATGCAGGCGACCGCGCAGCTCACGACGGTGGTCGAGGTCGACGTGACCAAGCTCTCCGCGTACCGCGACGCCGTGAAGGCCGACTTCCAGGCCAAGACCGGCGACAAGCTGTCGTTCCTGCCGTTCTTCGCCGTCGCTGCGGTCGAGGCGCTGCAGGCGTACCCGATCATCAACGCGACGGTGGACGGCAACGACATCGTCTACCCCGGTACGGAGAACATCTCGATCGCCGTCGACACCGAGCGTGGCCTCCTCACCCCCGTGGTGAAGGACGCCGCGGGCAAGAGCCTCGCTCAGTTCGCCCGCGAGATCGCCGATCTCGCCGCGCGCACCCGCGACAACAAGCTGAAGCCCGACGAGCTCGCCGGCGGCACGTTCACGCTCACCAACACCGGTTCGCGTGGCGCGCTGTTCGACACGCCGATCGTGTTCCTGCCGCAGTCGGCGATCCTCGGCCTCGGTGCGGTCGTGAAGAAGCCCGGTGTCGTGACGGTCGACGGCAAGGACGCGATCTCGGTGCGTTCGTACGTGTACCTGGCACTCTCGTACGACCACCGCATCATCGACGGCGCCGATGCCGCCCGCTTCCTCGGCGCGGTCAAGTCGCGCCTCGAGGCGGCCGACTTCCAGGGTCAGCTCGGCATCTGA
- a CDS encoding PAC2 family protein, translating into MPQSAPLFERAVSAPPVPTGLPLVIALTGFTDAGNAVSGLVDYVRDELDPTPVAVFTNDVLLDYRARRPIVSFEQDHLTDYRPPRLELSLAHDALGKPFLVLAGYEPDFAWDGFAAAVVDFARTLAVSTITWVHAIPMPVPHTRPIGTTVSGTRKDLTAAHSVWQPHTQVPATAGHLLEYRLTEEGFKIAGFVLLVPHYLGDTEYPAATLAALDSITAATGLVFTGDDLREQNREYLTKVEEQVAGSEELSRMLQGLEERYDSYMAGSTSATPIIHAGDLPSADELAAELERFLATRPSGDDDKRP; encoded by the coding sequence ATGCCCCAGTCCGCGCCCCTGTTCGAGCGTGCCGTGTCGGCGCCCCCCGTGCCGACCGGACTCCCGCTCGTCATCGCGCTGACGGGATTCACGGATGCCGGGAACGCCGTCAGCGGACTCGTCGACTACGTCCGCGACGAGCTCGACCCGACTCCCGTCGCCGTCTTCACCAACGACGTCCTGCTCGACTACCGCGCTCGCCGGCCGATCGTGTCGTTCGAACAGGATCACCTGACGGACTACCGTCCCCCGCGCCTCGAGCTCTCGCTCGCCCATGATGCACTGGGCAAGCCGTTCCTCGTGCTCGCGGGCTACGAGCCCGACTTCGCCTGGGACGGCTTCGCCGCCGCCGTCGTCGACTTCGCGCGCACCCTCGCCGTCTCGACGATCACGTGGGTGCACGCGATCCCCATGCCCGTCCCGCACACGCGGCCGATCGGCACGACCGTCAGCGGCACGCGCAAGGACCTGACCGCTGCCCACTCCGTGTGGCAGCCGCACACCCAGGTGCCCGCGACGGCCGGCCACCTGCTGGAGTACCGCCTCACGGAAGAGGGCTTCAAGATCGCCGGATTCGTGCTCCTCGTGCCGCACTACCTCGGCGACACCGAGTACCCCGCCGCGACGCTCGCCGCGCTCGACAGCATCACGGCGGCCACCGGTCTCGTCTTCACGGGCGACGACCTGCGCGAGCAGAACCGCGAGTACCTCACGAAGGTCGAGGAGCAGGTCGCCGGCAGCGAAGAGCTGTCGCGCATGCTGCAGGGCCTCGAGGAGCGCTACGACTCCTATATGGCGGGGTCGACGTCGGCCACCCCGATCATCCACGCGGGCGATCTGCCGAGCGCAGACGAGCTCGCCGCGGAGCTCGAGCGCTTCCTTGCGACACGCCCGTCGGGCGACGACGACAAGCGTCCCTGA
- the glnA gene encoding type I glutamate--ammonia ligase codes for MFNDSSEVLKFIKDEDVKFLDIRFTDLPGVQQHFNIPASTVDEEFFTVGQLFDGSSIRGFANIHESDMQLIPDVSTAYLDPFREAKTLIMVFDIYNPRNGEIYSKDPRQVAKKAEKYLASTGIADTAFFAPEAEFYIFDDVRYEVKQNSSFYSVDSEEGAWNTGRVEEGGNLANKTPFKGGYFPVSPVDKQADLRDDISLKLIEAGLILERAHHEVGTGGQAEINYRFDTMVHAADDILKFKYIVKNTAEQWGKTATFMPKPLFGDNGSGMHTHQSLWNGNQPLFYDEKGYGGLSDIARWYIGGILAHAPAVLAFTNPTLNSYHRLVKGFEAPVNLVYSAGNRSAAIRIPITGTNPKAKRIEFRAPDASGNPYLAFAAQLMAGLDGIKNRIEPHEPVDKDLYELPPEEAKGIPQVPNSLQDSLDALAADHAFLLEGGVFTQELIDTWIEYKIENEIKPLAQRPHPFEYELYYGV; via the coding sequence ATGTTCAATGATTCCTCCGAGGTGCTGAAGTTCATCAAGGACGAGGACGTCAAGTTCCTCGACATCCGTTTCACGGACCTTCCTGGCGTGCAGCAGCACTTCAACATCCCGGCCTCCACCGTTGACGAAGAATTCTTCACGGTCGGCCAGCTGTTCGACGGCTCCTCGATCCGAGGCTTCGCGAACATCCACGAATCGGACATGCAGCTGATCCCCGACGTGTCGACGGCGTACCTCGACCCGTTCCGCGAGGCCAAGACGCTCATCATGGTCTTCGACATCTACAACCCTCGCAACGGCGAGATCTACTCGAAGGACCCCCGTCAGGTCGCCAAGAAGGCCGAGAAGTACCTCGCGTCGACCGGCATCGCCGACACCGCGTTCTTCGCTCCCGAGGCCGAGTTCTACATCTTCGACGACGTCCGCTACGAGGTGAAGCAGAACTCCAGCTTCTACTCGGTGGACTCCGAAGAGGGCGCCTGGAACACGGGCCGCGTCGAAGAGGGCGGCAACCTCGCCAACAAGACGCCCTTCAAGGGCGGCTACTTCCCCGTCTCCCCCGTCGACAAGCAGGCCGACCTGCGCGACGACATCAGCCTCAAGCTCATCGAGGCCGGCCTCATCCTCGAGCGCGCACACCACGAGGTGGGCACGGGCGGCCAGGCCGAGATCAACTACCGCTTCGACACGATGGTGCACGCGGCGGACGACATCCTGAAGTTCAAGTACATCGTCAAGAACACGGCCGAGCAGTGGGGCAAGACCGCCACGTTCATGCCGAAGCCGCTGTTCGGCGACAACGGCTCGGGCATGCACACGCACCAGTCGCTGTGGAACGGCAACCAGCCCCTGTTCTACGACGAGAAGGGCTACGGCGGCCTGTCCGACATCGCCCGCTGGTACATCGGCGGCATCCTGGCCCACGCCCCCGCCGTCCTCGCCTTCACGAACCCGACGCTCAACAGCTACCACCGCCTGGTGAAGGGCTTCGAGGCTCCCGTCAACCTCGTCTACTCGGCGGGCAACCGCTCGGCGGCGATCCGCATCCCGATCACGGGCACCAACCCCAAGGCCAAGCGCATCGAGTTCCGTGCGCCGGATGCCTCGGGCAACCCCTACCTCGCCTTCGCGGCGCAGCTCATGGCGGGTCTCGACGGCATCAAGAACCGCATCGAGCCCCACGAGCCGGTCGACAAGGACCTCTACGAGCTTCCCCCCGAGGAGGCCAAGGGCATCCCGCAGGTGCCGAACTCGCTGCAGGACTCGCTGGACGCCCTCGCGGCCGACCACGCGTTCCTCCTCGAGGGCGGCGTCTTCACGCAGGAGCTCATCGACACCTGGATCGAGTACAAGATCGAGAACGAGATCAAGCCGCTCGCGCAGCGTCCGCACCCGTTCGAGTACGAGCTGTACTACGGCGTCTGA
- a CDS encoding RDD family protein, whose amino-acid sequence MTQTGETYPGERLGLPREGSGSVARLGRRVGAIFIDYGAAYLISGFWGWDAISILVIFAIIQLVFLPTLQGSPGHRIFGLRLVRLDGAWVGLWRPIVRTVLLVLVIPAVIWDADQRGLHDKAAGTVLLRA is encoded by the coding sequence GTGACCCAGACAGGCGAGACCTACCCCGGTGAGCGACTCGGACTGCCCCGAGAGGGCAGCGGATCGGTCGCGCGGCTCGGACGTCGTGTGGGCGCCATCTTCATCGACTACGGAGCGGCGTACCTGATCTCGGGATTCTGGGGCTGGGACGCGATCTCGATCCTTGTCATCTTCGCCATCATCCAGCTCGTGTTCCTGCCGACTCTGCAGGGCAGCCCGGGTCACCGCATCTTCGGGCTCCGCCTGGTACGGCTCGACGGAGCATGGGTGGGCCTCTGGCGTCCGATCGTCCGCACCGTCCTGCTCGTGCTCGTCATCCCGGCCGTCATCTGGGACGCGGACCAGCGCGGGCTGCACGACAAAGCGGCCGGCACCGTCCTGCTGCGCGCATAG
- a CDS encoding leucyl aminopeptidase, whose translation MSFPDLEYTTAPPRETDAEAILLALPPIDKEDSPALDDWPGLRDALLATGFTGAPGSFQRVYAPESTSLPLAVVGTGSDPDAGAIRDAVGAGIRTWTGQSTVSVALPFAEAALWRAAAEGAALGGYRFDGYKSEAPKPRAATVRIHGTMDADPDALAAVTAAAEAAALVRDLVSIPAEWLGPADFAERATNAVAGLPVTVEVLDEQALTAGGYGGILGVGQGSDRPPRLVHLEYAPDGASRHIALVGKGITFDTGGLSLKPAASMVGMKYDMCGAATSLAVLRAVATIGLPVRVSAWLCIADNMPSGRATRPGDVLRLLDGSTVEVLNTDAEGRLVLADGLVAASREHPDVIVDVATLTGAITVALGTRHVGVMGEDAVVARYLAAAADVDELAWQLPLPEHMNDELDSPIADLVNAKVGDPAGGSLFAGLFLRRFVGRASEEADAPRIPWVHLDIAGVGMNKGGGFGFTDKGPTAATVRSLIRFIEGEATR comes from the coding sequence ATGTCGTTCCCCGACCTCGAGTACACCACCGCTCCCCCTCGAGAGACTGACGCAGAAGCGATCCTTCTGGCTCTCCCCCCGATCGACAAAGAGGACTCCCCCGCCCTCGACGACTGGCCGGGCCTCCGCGACGCGCTGCTGGCGACCGGCTTCACGGGCGCACCCGGCTCGTTCCAGCGCGTCTACGCGCCGGAGAGCACGTCGCTCCCCCTCGCCGTCGTCGGCACGGGATCCGATCCCGATGCCGGTGCGATCCGGGATGCCGTCGGTGCGGGAATCCGCACCTGGACGGGCCAGTCGACGGTCTCAGTCGCGCTGCCCTTCGCCGAAGCCGCGCTCTGGCGCGCCGCCGCCGAGGGCGCCGCACTGGGCGGCTACCGCTTCGACGGCTACAAGTCGGAGGCGCCCAAGCCCCGCGCGGCGACCGTCCGGATCCACGGGACGATGGATGCCGACCCCGACGCGCTTGCCGCTGTCACCGCCGCCGCCGAGGCGGCCGCCCTCGTGAGAGACCTCGTCTCGATCCCCGCCGAGTGGCTCGGGCCCGCCGACTTCGCCGAGCGCGCGACCAACGCCGTCGCGGGACTCCCCGTCACCGTCGAGGTGCTCGACGAGCAGGCCCTGACGGCCGGCGGATACGGCGGCATCCTGGGTGTCGGGCAGGGCTCCGACCGTCCGCCGCGTCTCGTCCACCTGGAGTACGCGCCCGACGGCGCATCGCGCCACATCGCCCTCGTGGGCAAGGGCATCACGTTCGACACGGGGGGCCTGTCGCTCAAGCCGGCCGCCTCGATGGTCGGCATGAAGTACGACATGTGCGGCGCCGCGACCTCTCTCGCCGTGCTGCGCGCCGTCGCGACCATCGGCCTTCCCGTTCGCGTGAGCGCCTGGCTCTGCATCGCCGACAACATGCCGTCGGGGCGCGCTACGCGCCCGGGCGACGTCCTGCGCCTGCTCGACGGCTCGACCGTCGAGGTGCTCAACACGGATGCCGAGGGCCGGCTCGTGCTCGCCGACGGTCTGGTCGCGGCCAGCCGCGAGCATCCCGATGTCATCGTCGACGTCGCCACGCTCACCGGCGCGATCACCGTCGCGCTCGGAACCCGCCACGTGGGCGTCATGGGTGAGGATGCCGTCGTCGCGCGGTACCTCGCTGCCGCCGCCGACGTCGACGAGCTCGCGTGGCAGCTGCCGCTGCCCGAGCACATGAACGACGAGCTCGACTCCCCCATCGCCGATCTCGTCAACGCGAAGGTCGGCGACCCCGCAGGCGGCTCGCTCTTCGCCGGGCTGTTCCTGCGTCGCTTCGTCGGCCGCGCCTCCGAAGAGGCGGATGCTCCGCGCATCCCCTGGGTCCACCTCGACATCGCCGGCGTCGGCATGAACAAGGGCGGCGGCTTCGGCTTCACCGACAAGGGGCCGACCGCCGCGACGGTGCGCTCGCTCATCCGCTTCATCGAGGGCGAGGCCACGCGATGA
- a CDS encoding DUF4191 family protein, which yields MSGRTTAPEKRQGFFRQLSTLYTFTQKSFRWLPWLLAGIFVLSIGVGVAVGFLIPPVAWWSILLWGVTGVMLGILVSLMTMTRLSTNAMYKQIDGMPGASGHVLSTSLGRNWTASDMPVGINPKTQEAVYRVVGRGGVVIVGEGARGRLTRLVNEERSKVQRVASGVPVTVLYVGHGDDEVTIAKLAPTIKALPKKIDPSTQAAVIKRLESVSQSLASLPIPKGIDPSRVRAPRPR from the coding sequence ATGTCCGGCCGTACGACCGCGCCCGAGAAGCGTCAAGGCTTCTTCCGGCAGCTGAGCACCCTCTACACGTTCACCCAGAAGTCCTTCCGGTGGCTTCCGTGGCTCCTCGCGGGCATCTTCGTGCTCTCGATCGGCGTCGGCGTGGCCGTCGGCTTCCTCATCCCGCCGGTCGCGTGGTGGAGCATCCTCCTCTGGGGCGTCACCGGTGTGATGCTCGGCATCCTCGTCTCCCTCATGACGATGACCCGCCTCTCGACGAATGCCATGTACAAGCAGATCGACGGGATGCCGGGTGCGTCCGGCCACGTGCTGTCGACCTCGCTCGGGCGCAACTGGACGGCGAGCGACATGCCGGTCGGCATCAACCCGAAGACCCAGGAGGCCGTGTACCGCGTGGTCGGTCGCGGCGGCGTCGTCATCGTCGGCGAGGGAGCTCGCGGACGACTCACGCGACTCGTCAACGAGGAGCGCTCGAAGGTGCAGCGCGTCGCCTCGGGTGTTCCCGTGACGGTCCTCTACGTCGGACACGGCGACGACGAGGTCACGATCGCCAAGCTCGCGCCGACGATCAAGGCGCTGCCGAAGAAGATCGACCCCTCGACGCAGGCGGCCGTGATCAAGCGCCTCGAATCCGTGTCGCAGTCGCTCGCCTCGCTGCCGATCCCGAAGGGCATCGACCCGTCGAGGGTGCGCGCGCCGCGCCCTCGCTAG
- the lpdA gene encoding dihydrolipoyl dehydrogenase, producing the protein MTDHPFDVVVLGGGSGGYAAAIRAAELGKSVALIEKDKVGGTCLHRGCIPTKALLHAAEIADNVRESASFGVRATFEAIDLEGVRAYREGIVAKKYKGLEGLMKARRITVVTGEGRLEPGRAVRVGDDRYIGADVILATGSYSRTLPGLEIGGRILTSEQALELAEIPRRVVVLGGGVIGVEFASVWRSFGVEVTIVEALDHLVPVEDVALSKGLERAFRKRGIAYSLGVRFASATQTADAVTVTLEDGKTFEADYLLVAVGRAPLTAGLGYEDAGVTLDRGFVVVDERLRTSAERVWAVGDIVPGLQLAHRGFAQGIFVAEEIAGLSPVTVPDAHVPRVTYSHPEVASVGISEAKAVEELGADAVVAYEYNLAGNGRSEILGTAGIVKVVRRKDGPVVGVHLIGDRVGELITEGQLAVGWEAHPEDIAPFVHAHPTQSEALGEAFLALAGKPLHAL; encoded by the coding sequence ATGACCGATCACCCGTTCGACGTCGTCGTGCTCGGCGGCGGGAGCGGCGGCTATGCCGCCGCCATCCGCGCCGCGGAGCTTGGCAAGTCCGTGGCCCTCATCGAGAAGGACAAGGTCGGGGGCACGTGCCTGCACCGCGGCTGCATCCCGACGAAAGCCCTGCTGCACGCGGCCGAGATCGCCGACAACGTGCGCGAGTCGGCGTCCTTCGGCGTGCGCGCGACGTTCGAGGCAATCGATCTCGAGGGAGTGCGCGCCTACCGCGAGGGCATCGTCGCGAAGAAGTACAAGGGGCTCGAGGGCCTCATGAAGGCGCGGCGGATCACGGTTGTCACGGGCGAGGGCCGGCTCGAGCCGGGCCGTGCCGTGCGCGTCGGCGACGATCGTTACATCGGCGCGGACGTCATCCTCGCGACGGGCTCGTACAGCCGAACGCTGCCGGGGCTGGAGATCGGCGGCCGTATCCTCACGAGCGAGCAGGCGCTCGAGCTCGCCGAGATCCCGCGTCGCGTCGTCGTCCTGGGCGGCGGAGTCATCGGGGTCGAGTTCGCGAGCGTGTGGCGGTCGTTCGGCGTCGAGGTCACGATCGTCGAGGCGCTCGATCACCTCGTGCCCGTCGAAGACGTCGCCCTGAGCAAGGGGCTCGAGCGTGCGTTCCGCAAGCGCGGCATCGCGTACTCCCTCGGGGTGCGCTTCGCGAGCGCGACGCAGACGGCGGATGCCGTCACCGTCACCCTCGAGGACGGCAAGACCTTCGAGGCGGACTACCTGCTCGTCGCCGTCGGCCGCGCGCCGCTGACGGCCGGACTCGGCTATGAAGACGCGGGCGTGACGCTCGACCGCGGGTTCGTCGTGGTGGACGAGCGCCTGCGCACGTCGGCCGAGCGCGTCTGGGCGGTGGGCGACATCGTTCCTGGGCTCCAACTGGCGCACCGCGGGTTCGCGCAGGGCATCTTCGTCGCGGAGGAGATCGCGGGGCTCTCGCCGGTCACGGTCCCCGACGCACACGTGCCGCGCGTGACGTACTCGCACCCCGAGGTCGCGTCGGTCGGCATCAGCGAGGCGAAGGCAGTCGAGGAGCTGGGTGCCGACGCCGTCGTCGCCTACGAGTACAACCTCGCCGGCAACGGGCGCAGCGAGATCCTCGGCACCGCCGGGATCGTCAAGGTCGTGCGACGCAAGGACGGCCCCGTCGTCGGCGTGCACCTCATCGGCGACCGCGTCGGCGAGCTCATCACCGAGGGCCAGCTGGCCGTCGGGTGGGAAGCGCACCCCGAAGACATCGCGCCGTTCGTCCACGCGCACCCGACTCAGAGCGAAGCCCTCGGCGAGGCGTTCCTCGCCCTCGCGGGCAAGCCCCTGCACGCCCTGTGA